Proteins encoded by one window of Antechinus flavipes isolate AdamAnt ecotype Samford, QLD, Australia chromosome 4, AdamAnt_v2, whole genome shotgun sequence:
- the PROK1 gene encoding prokineticin-1: MKTAIQASLIFLLVTISECAVITGACERDLQCGAGTCCAISLWLRGLRMCTPLGQEGDECHPLSHKVPFFGKRQHHTCPCLPNLLCSRFIDGRYRCSVDFKNIDF; encoded by the exons ATGAAAACCGCCATCCAAGCCTCACTTATATTCCTTTTAGTAACTATTTCAGAATGTGCGGTGATCACTGGG GCCTGTGAAAGAGATCTGCAGTGTGGGGCCGGCACCTGCTGCGCCATCAGTCTGTGGCTCCGAGGGCTCCGCATGTGTACCCCCCTGGGACAGGAGGGAGACGAATGTCACCCGCTCAGCCACAAG GTCCCTTTCTTTGGGAAACGCCAACACCATACCTGCCCCTGCTTGCCGAATTTGCTGTGCTCCAGATTCATAGATGGCAGATACCGGTGTTCAGTGGACTTCAAGAACATAGACTTTTAG